The following is a genomic window from Pseudomonas parafulva.
GCCAGGATCGGCCAGGTTCCAGAAGTTGTCCTCCGGGCGCAGGTCGATGGCCTCGCGCATGTAGCCCTGAAACGCCACGATGGCGCGCAGCGGCACTTCCAGCGGCTTGGCAGGGCCGGTAGTACCGGAGGTGAACATCAGCAGGAAGGGGTCATTGCCGCTGCGCATCACCGCCTCGCGCAGGGGCTCGGCGGCGTCGCGCAATTGGGCGAAGTCGGGCTCGCCCGCCGCAGCGCCCACGGTGATGATTGCCGGCTCGCACGACAGTCCGTCGAGCTTGGGGCGGTTGTGCCGATCGGTCACCACCACACGGGCATGAGACTGCTCCAGGCGGTGCTCGATGGCCTTGGGCCCGAAGGCCGTGAACAGCGGTTGATAGACCGCCCCCAGGCGCCAGGTGGCCAGGATGGTCACCAGCAACTCGACCGTGCGCGGCATCAGCCCGGCGACCCGGTCGCCGGCGCCGACCCCGCGATCCTTGAGCACCGTGGCAAAACGCTGCGACTGCGCCTGCAACTGTTCGAAACTGTAGCGACGGGTAGTGCCGTCGCGGTCCTCGCAAATCAGCGCGATCCGGTCGGCACCGACGTGTCGATCACAGCATTCGAGACAGGCATTGAGACGCTGGAGGGTGCCGTGCAAGGCCTCCTCGGCCGTTCGGGCATAGTCGAAGGCGCGCACGGCTTCGGCATGGTCACGCATCGTCGGACTCCTGTTGTTGTTATGGGAGCAAGAGACATGGGGTCCGACGATGTTGGCGCTGCCAGCCAGGGCCGACAATGGCCAAAGCTGTCAATGTGGTTGAGCGTTATGGCCGTGCTCGCGTTCAACTCCCGCTGTGCCTGGGCGCAAGACCGGCCAGGGCTTCAAGGGTCAACTCCATGACCAGCGCATCGAGGGTGGCCTCCCGCTCGCTCTTCAGCGCATCCCAACGCGCGGTGTATTCCTGGCTGGACAGTTGCTCGCTCGCTTCATCGATGGCCTCGCCCCGGGCAGCGAAGTCCTGGGTGACCGAAGCGAATACCCGGTCATGTCGCTCCTGCAGGTACGTTCGCCAGAATTCTTGCTGCACCAGATACTCGACGAGCGCTTGCTCAGTCTCGGCAGCGAGCACGGTCTTCAACGCCTCATCCAGTTGCGACGGGCTGACGTCAGCCACGCTGTCGTAACGCATCGAACGCGGCTGCAATGGCAAATCCAGGGACTCGGCAAGCTGTATCCGATAGAACAGGATCACTTCGAGGTCATCGACATCGCGGCCGGTCTGGCGCCGGCCGGCGATCACCTGGCGGGCGATACGGTCCACTTGCCCCAAGCGGTACAACTGCCGCCCCAGGTGGATCAGCCGAGCACCTCGTTCCTGTACCGCACCGTAGCGGTTAGCCCTGGCCACCTCCACTTGTAGCAACAGCTCGCTGAACCGCTCGGCCAGGCCGTCCGCGCAAGTCGGGCTGTCCGATACCCGCTCGAAGACCGTGTCACGTAACGGCGCATCCTCCGCCAGCACGCCCACCATCCACGTCACCCTACCGGTGAGGTAGGCGTGGTGTGCGACGAAGTCGGCCGTGGAGTACAACTCGTCCAGCAGCGCGAAGAAACTGTCACTGCCCGGCAGCGCTTGCAGCATGTCCCATTGCGTCTGCAGCGTGAGGCGCTGCTCGGGCTCAAGATACGCCAGCCAATGGCCTGCCCCCTCCTGGCGCTCAGGCTCTGAATCCCCCTCACCGATGTCATGCAGCCGGTCGTAGTCCTGCACACTGTAAAGCCTGACGAGTTCGCGGCTAGGCATGGGGTTACGCTCGAGCAAAAACGCTCTGCGATAGGACAACGGCATTATCATGATGTCGTCGGGCAGCGACACCAGTTGGTTATCGCGCAAATCGACCCGCTGCAACGCCCCGCATAACTGCAAGCCGAAAGGCCAAGTGGACATCCTGCAATGGCGTAGGTAAAGCTCGCGCAGGTGGGAAAGCTGGTTGAAGCGCAACTGGACGAATCCCACAGGGTTGTAACTCAGGTCCAGCACTTCAAGGTTTGCCAGGCTGCTGAGCACCGCCAGACCCTAGGCATTCATGCGCACCTGGTTGTGCGCCAGGCGCAACGTCCGCAGTTCCACGAGATAGCCTACCGCAGGGGGTATCGCCAGCAGTTGGTTGCGGTTGAGGGTCAGGCGCTGCAGGCGCGGGAAGGCTTGCAGGAACTGAGGCGTGACAGCGCTGATCTGGATGTCCGTCAAGACCAGCTCGGTTATCGGCTCGAACGACACGGTGCTAGGAAACGCGGGCAAGGTTCGCAGCGCCAGGCCACTGAAATCCAGACGCACGCTGGCTGGCGTATCGGAGGTCGATGAAATGGAATTATCCTCCATGCGCCAGATACGGCGCAGCCGATCAGCCAATCGGCCACGCAGCACGCTTCTCGATTCGTTGAGTTCAGCGTCTCGCCAGCCATTGAGGGCCGTATCGAGATCCTGATAGGCCTCCTGTGCCTGCAACAATGCGCTCATCGGCGAAGATGACGATAACAGCAGGCGGCGCAGATAGCGGGTCACCTGGGCGTCGTCGAAACTGGGATAGAGTGCGCGGATCGCGTTGCTGAGCGCCGGTACCGCGCCGCGCGAACCGCCAGGGCGGCGGCCGCTGAGCAGGTAGCCGACTCGACCGTCGGGTAACCGCTGTCCTGGATTGATCCAACGCGCCTGGGTCGGCCAGCCCAACAGGCGGATCAGTTGCGTATCGGAAGCGGGCAGTTGACCGATCAACACCTGACGCAAGCGTTCGGTAGCTGTACCAGGCGCAGTGACCAACGATTCCAGTTGCGCAGGCGACAACAGCGCGCTGATCGCCTCGCAGAAGCCTGCGGGCTCTTCCACCTCCACCTCGAGCGTACGTCCCTGAGCATCGTGCAGCGATACGCGTCCCTCCCGTACCATGAGCTCCGTATACGCCTGGGCTCTGCCCGCCGGATTCATAATCGCCAATTGCCGACCATTGCCATCGCGCAGCAGCAGGTTGATCGAGGAAGGCCAATTAGGCACTCGGCGCAACAGCGCCAGGACCAACTCGCCCGTCTCCGCGCACGTGGCATTGGCCAGGAATAAACCTTGTACAGCACGACTAAGCCTGGCCAGACGCAACAGGGATCGGGCGCCCTGGGCAATAGCCAACGGCACCCGCTGCTCGCTACTTGCCAGCAGCCGTTGGGTGGCGCTGGCCTGCGCCACTGCCTGCGCAGCATAGGCTGGCGGCAAGCCCGGAAAATCACGGCGCACCTGTGCAAGGAGCGCGTCGTCAGCAGGCAGCACAACCTCACTGAGGTGATCGAACAGCGCCTTGCGCAGCGCAGTCTGCTGCTGCACCAGCGCCTGGCGCAATCCGTCGGCGTTCAGACCCACCAGTGACGGCTGGGCCAGACACCAGCGCTGAATCACCTCATCACCTTCCACAGCGTCGCTGCCTTCCTGCAGGCTGGCGAAAAATCGCTGCGTACGCGCATCGGCGTCGAAGCGGCACAGGGTATCGCGCAGATTGACCGGCAGCCTACGGTTACCGACCAACAGTCCACGCAGTTCGTCGGCATCAACCCTGGCGGCCTGGATGATCGCTCTGGCGTCCTCGGCACTGCGGGCCATGGCCGCTGGCCACAGCGTCGCGAGCATGCGAGGCTCGTCGTCCCACTCCACCGGGCGTGCTCGACGCAGTCGCCAGCAACGCTCGCCATTGAAATCGACCACCGGTCCGAACGCGTCAGGCCGCTGCGGATGACGCAAACGCCATGGACCCTGCGGGTCGGGACGGTGGATCTCGAAGCAGTTGGTATCGTCGTAGATCCAGCGCCGTCCCTCCCGTCCATAGGAGCCGTCAGCGAGCAATTCGGCGCCATCGGCGCGGGATCGATAAGGAGACAGGTCGGTATGCCATAGACGGTGCCGGTCGCTGCCCAAGCTGACCGGCTCCAGACGGTCGACGAAGTCGCTGCGCTGGAAGCCGCGTGCGACCACGGTCGCCCCGGTGGTGACCACGGCCGCGACCGCCAGTGTTTCGGCAACACCCAGCATATGTTCCAAGGCTTCATGCTGGTGATCCTGCAGCCAATCCCGAGCCCCCTCGTAAACCTGCGACAGGGTCTGAACCGCGAGCAGTCCCAGCAACAACTCGCCGACACCGGGAATGAACAGACCGGCCAGATTGACCAACCCCAGCCCGGCCGATGTCCAGGCTTGCAAGCGCTGGATTCGGGCAGCACGGTCTGCATCGGCGGTCGGTACCAGCAGCAGGCGTGCATCATCGTGGATGCACTGCACTTGTCGTTGCACCCACTGCACGAACACATCCCCCTCGGGCGTTACGCCTTCCAGCGCCAGGTCCGGACGCGGGTCACTCAGGCGAGTCGCCAACAACCGAAGAAACGCCGGCCGTTCGCGCAGGGCGATCAGGCGGCTGAAACGTTCGCGGTAGGCCGGATCGCGCAGGCGCTCCACCAAGGTCAAGGCCAGTGTGTGCCAATCGGCAAAGCGCTCGATGGCCCGATCCGGATCACTGGGCAGATACAGCACCAGCCCTTGCGCTTGACCTTTGCTGTCGCGCAGCAGAATGGCCATGGCGCCGTTGGTGGTGTAGCCGAGCAGGCTCAACAATCCAGGATAGCCCCGCAGCCCCTGCTCGTTGGCGTCGCGGTGTCCACGCGCGACCTCGTCCAGCGCGATCTGTTCGTACGCGCTCAATTGACCTTTGAGCGCTGCAATCTCTGCCGCCAGGCTCAATCCGGCACGCTTGTCGTCAGCCAGGCTGGCACAGGTAGCAGCATCGAAAACCTGCTGCAATTGACGCTGGTACTGTGAACCGACGTCCAGCGCTCGACAGGCCTCGGCCAGCGCACTGGGTGTATCGGACAACAGCGTGTCGCTGCCGGCCGCCACCAACCCGCTACCGGCCAACAGCTCATCGCCCTCACTGAAATTCTGCATCAGGCGCAGCAACCCCGGCTCACGAACTGTCACAGGCCGGTAGAACGGCCAATGCACGCCGGGCAGTAGACCAAACTCGCGGCGGACCTCCAGCCATTGCAGGTCTTCGAGCTTCACCTGCGACGACGCCCCATCGCGCAGCAGCGCACTCAGCCGCTGCTGCGCGAAGGCTTGCAGGGGAATCAGGTCCAGCGTGGCGGCGCGCACGCGCCGTTGGCTGGCCTGATGCTGCGCGAAACGGTCTCGCAGCCGGTTGATCTGGGCCGCAGACGCCCGACGCAACCAGGCAGGCAGGACATCACCGATGAACGCATCGGTGGACGCCTGCAGGCGGGCAGCGTCGTCTAGACTTGCAGCGCGTGATTGTGACATGGCACGTTCCTCGAGCGATAAACGCCCAGAGTGCCGGGAGACGAGCGTCACCCGCAGCGGGAAACCTGTCACACATTGGTGCTCGAATGGGGCTTACCCTGCTCCGGCATCCACCTCGCCCAAGGCTTCCCGGGTCAGACGCAAGCGCAACGCGGCGATGGCTTCGCGCTGCTCGTGCGCCACCGTCTCGACCTGACTCAAATAGACTGCATCACGCGTCGAATGGGTGACGTGCAGCTTCTCCAGGCGTTCCCAGAATGGCGCCCGCACCGCATTGAACTCGGCGGCATGCTCGGACTCCAGATTGTCGATCCAGAAGTCTTGCTTACTGATGGACTGAGCCAGTTCCTCGCCAGCCTCGGCTGCGTGCACTGCGGCGGCCACTTGACGCAACTGGTCTGCGCTGACCTCGGCCAAGGCCGAGAACTGCATGGTGCGTGGTTGACCCGGCAACTCGAGTTGCGCCGCGAGCCCCACGCGATACGCCAGCATCACCTCCACCTCGTCGACCGTCTGGCCACGTGTCCGGCGTTGGGCGATATCGGCCAGCGCTGCTTTCTGTACCTGCTCCAGACGAAACAGCCGACGCGCCAGACGCAGCAAAGCCGCGCGTGCCAAGACCGGGTCACGTACGCTGCCCACCTCCTGAGCGATGAACAAGCGCACTTCCAGAGCACTGAAACAGGACGCGATGCTGTCCACGCACGTGCGCTCATCGGCCACCAGGGAAAACAGCTCGTTGCGCAAGGTGGTGTTCTCGCTCGCCGCTTCGACCAGCGTCCAGACCCGTTGCCTCAGGTCCGCTGGGATCCTGCGAAAATCACTGGTCACGGTCATTTCGGCAAGCAACCTGAAAAACTCTTCGCTCTGCGGCTCTTGCCGCAGGGCTTGCCACTGCTCCCAGCGGACGGTGCGTTGCGGCTCCTCGAGCGACTCCAGCCACAGGTCGCGGGCACCGTCCACCAGTAGCGCTTGCTCCCCAGCCTGCGCGGGTAGCGGTTCTACGATACCGACACGGCGCCTGATCGCAGCAGGCAGGGGGTTGCCCTCCAGACGCAAAGCCTGGATGAAGGATTGGGAGGACTCGAGAATTGACTGGGGCAACGAATGAATGTGGTTATCGCGCAGGTCGGCGTTTTCCAATAGCCCGCACCAGTCCAGATCGACTGGCACGGCGGGTAGATTGGTACTGCGCAGGTTCAGTTGACGCAAACGCACCAACGGTCGCAACTGCAGGCTGACAGCACCCAAGGGATTGAAACTCAGATCCAGCGCACGTAGGTTGGTCAGCGTACGCAGGGTGCTCACACCGGCATTGTTGAGGATGATCTGATTGGCCCCCATGCGCAGATTTCGCAGCTTGGGCAGGCGCGCCAAGGCTTCGGGAATCTGGCGCAGGGCATTGTTGCTGACATTCAACCAACGCAGTTCGCAGAAGCAGTTCAAGAAGTCGGGCGGTAGGCTCTCCAGCCCCAGGTCCGTCAGGACCAACTCTCCCACGTGGCTGAAATCGATGTCTGCCCCCAGGTCCGGCAGGCTGCGCAGCGGCAGACCGCTCAGGTTCAAGCGCACGCCATAGGACCTGCCGTTCACATCGAAAATCACATCACCGTTCAATCGCCAGGCCCTGCGCAACTGGCTGGCGACCTGTCGGCGCGCCTGGGCGTTGAGTAAGGTTCTGGCACGGTCCACCCACAGCGCCAGTCGCTGTTTGAGCTGGCTGTACTGCTCTTCCTGGGCCAGCATGGCGCCGTAGGCCGTTTCCGGATGCGCCATCATCGCATTCAGATGCGACTCGACCTGACGCTCGTCGAATTCGCTGTACAAAGCGCCGATACGCCGGCGCAGGAGATCGCGAGAAACCCCGGTGCCGGCTTGGCGACCGCTGAGCAGATACCCCACGCGGCCATCGGGCAGGCGCCGCAAGGGGCTGACTGGCTCACCGGCATCACGCATGTTCATCAGCGCCAGTAGCGCTGAGCGTGAGGTGGGCAGCCAACTGCGCAGCCGCTGGCGTAGCGCTTGAGCACCCGCCGTCACAGGCAGCGCCAGGCGCGTGCGATCCGCCTGCGGCAGGCAGGCATACAGTGCTTCGAACAGTCCAAACGGCTGCGCAACCACCAGGCTCGATACGCCCCCCTGACTGTCGTACAGGCGCATCCGTCCCTGATCGGCGACCATTACCAGTGTCGTGGCACTCGATTCGAAGGCCGCCAGACGTCCGAGCAAGCGCCCTGCGAAGGTGCCCTGACGCAGCTCCAAGGTGACCGAAGCGGGCCAGTCGGCATACCGGTTCAACAACGCGAACACCACATCCACCGCACCCTGGCCATGACTGTCGCGCAGGTACAAACCTTCGCGCATGCGCGTCAGCCTTGCCAGTTGGAGCATCTCGCGAGCGTGCTGTGCCACGCTCAGGGGAAGACGTTGCTTGCTGCGTAGGGTGACGCGGTCTTTGATCGTCACGCGATCGAGTACCGCCAAGGCATACGCATCCGGCAGACCTGGAAAATCACGCTGCAGGAGTTGCAGGGCGGAATCGGTGCGCAAGTAGCGCCGCGAGAAATGCTCCAGTAGGCGCGGACGCAGGCTGTACGTCGCCTCGGCCAGGCTGTCGGCCTGAGCAGTCTGAGATAAATCCTGAATGCCCAACTGTTCTACGCAGAACTGCCATAGCGCAGGATCGGCATCTCCTTGGCCTAACTGCGCAAAGAAGGCATCGATCCGGTTCTGCACAGCGAACCGCTCAAGCGTGTCCCGCAGTTGCACCGGCACTGGGCGAGCTTCGACCATCAAGCCACGCAAGTGCACCTCGT
Proteins encoded in this region:
- a CDS encoding NEL-type E3 ubiquitin ligase domain-containing protein yields the protein MQHDSVHDNISHATDPFIQQILPEWLAKASAQQLMDLRDAFAEHGKHRRALTHQLSALEPLDRFARQRLADALHHRLLLTVDLDKVWWREQRRRFTAKPDQLPSDEPYFVSEPALPRLMQNFSSDESFYEGTALIYPASAQAALAEVVLTQDSAGVVSVCRETDVGAAYQDHLSTVFNAQFMQDLANDLRASFVLATRIADARRQLPQDEKQLLLDLAAGRRTRHRYVRFVQCAELQVLGASLTGVLAVEMRGFMGGLYAPPMLPPIIGVLLLMPDDALQPVRQFIGWRAVNDFLLSLARQPETLQGLCTRVSVSARVDWLARLEKRLLDPEPDLEPTVADRQGALFESLARVRVSRIRDDARALAVPTAQADSAHRAGLQQALVSAGWSVMGLAGLFVPVIGTLLLANLLRQTLSQLCEGVVHWTLGHRYEAVEHLLGVAETVAVNAALAAGATLVARQFVRSEFVESLEPVTNSRGERRLWRNDLTPYQAPPPPAVSIELENGLHADGTHLWWRTRDVSYRVWAAGNNGPWRLLDGSDAQGFGPALEYNGERAWRLQFERAQQWSQTTLLERLWPAAEGLSDEQQDQVLGVAGIDEVHLRGLMVEARPVPVQLRDTLERFAVQNRIDAFFAQLGQGDADPALWQFCVEQLGIQDLSQTAQADSLAEATYSLRPRLLEHFSRRYLRTDSALQLLQRDFPGLPDAYALAVLDRVTIKDRVTLRSKQRLPLSVAQHAREMLQLARLTRMREGLYLRDSHGQGAVDVVFALLNRYADWPASVTLELRQGTFAGRLLGRLAAFESSATTLVMVADQGRMRLYDSQGGVSSLVVAQPFGLFEALYACLPQADRTRLALPVTAGAQALRQRLRSWLPTSRSALLALMNMRDAGEPVSPLRRLPDGRVGYLLSGRQAGTGVSRDLLRRRIGALYSEFDERQVESHLNAMMAHPETAYGAMLAQEEQYSQLKQRLALWVDRARTLLNAQARRQVASQLRRAWRLNGDVIFDVNGRSYGVRLNLSGLPLRSLPDLGADIDFSHVGELVLTDLGLESLPPDFLNCFCELRWLNVSNNALRQIPEALARLPKLRNLRMGANQIILNNAGVSTLRTLTNLRALDLSFNPLGAVSLQLRPLVRLRQLNLRSTNLPAVPVDLDWCGLLENADLRDNHIHSLPQSILESSQSFIQALRLEGNPLPAAIRRRVGIVEPLPAQAGEQALLVDGARDLWLESLEEPQRTVRWEQWQALRQEPQSEEFFRLLAEMTVTSDFRRIPADLRQRVWTLVEAASENTTLRNELFSLVADERTCVDSIASCFSALEVRLFIAQEVGSVRDPVLARAALLRLARRLFRLEQVQKAALADIAQRRTRGQTVDEVEVMLAYRVGLAAQLELPGQPRTMQFSALAEVSADQLRQVAAAVHAAEAGEELAQSISKQDFWIDNLESEHAAEFNAVRAPFWERLEKLHVTHSTRDAVYLSQVETVAHEQREAIAALRLRLTREALGEVDAGAG
- a CDS encoding NEL-type E3 ubiquitin ligase domain-containing protein, with amino-acid sequence MLSSLANLEVLDLSYNPVGFVQLRFNQLSHLRELYLRHCRMSTWPFGLQLCGALQRVDLRDNQLVSLPDDIMIMPLSYRRAFLLERNPMPSRELVRLYSVQDYDRLHDIGEGDSEPERQEGAGHWLAYLEPEQRLTLQTQWDMLQALPGSDSFFALLDELYSTADFVAHHAYLTGRVTWMVGVLAEDAPLRDTVFERVSDSPTCADGLAERFSELLLQVEVARANRYGAVQERGARLIHLGRQLYRLGQVDRIARQVIAGRRQTGRDVDDLEVILFYRIQLAESLDLPLQPRSMRYDSVADVSPSQLDEALKTVLAAETEQALVEYLVQQEFWRTYLQERHDRVFASVTQDFAARGEAIDEASEQLSSQEYTARWDALKSEREATLDALVMELTLEALAGLAPRHSGS
- a CDS encoding leucine-rich repeat domain-containing protein; its protein translation is MSQSRAASLDDAARLQASTDAFIGDVLPAWLRRASAAQINRLRDRFAQHQASQRRVRAATLDLIPLQAFAQQRLSALLRDGASSQVKLEDLQWLEVRREFGLLPGVHWPFYRPVTVREPGLLRLMQNFSEGDELLAGSGLVAAGSDTLLSDTPSALAEACRALDVGSQYQRQLQQVFDAATCASLADDKRAGLSLAAEIAALKGQLSAYEQIALDEVARGHRDANEQGLRGYPGLLSLLGYTTNGAMAILLRDSKGQAQGLVLYLPSDPDRAIERFADWHTLALTLVERLRDPAYRERFSRLIALRERPAFLRLLATRLSDPRPDLALEGVTPEGDVFVQWVQRQVQCIHDDARLLLVPTADADRAARIQRLQAWTSAGLGLVNLAGLFIPGVGELLLGLLAVQTLSQVYEGARDWLQDHQHEALEHMLGVAETLAVAAVVTTGATVVARGFQRSDFVDRLEPVSLGSDRHRLWHTDLSPYRSRADGAELLADGSYGREGRRWIYDDTNCFEIHRPDPQGPWRLRHPQRPDAFGPVVDFNGERCWRLRRARPVEWDDEPRMLATLWPAAMARSAEDARAIIQAARVDADELRGLLVGNRRLPVNLRDTLCRFDADARTQRFFASLQEGSDAVEGDEVIQRWCLAQPSLVGLNADGLRQALVQQQTALRKALFDHLSEVVLPADDALLAQVRRDFPGLPPAYAAQAVAQASATQRLLASSEQRVPLAIAQGARSLLRLARLSRAVQGLFLANATCAETGELVLALLRRVPNWPSSINLLLRDGNGRQLAIMNPAGRAQAYTELMVREGRVSLHDAQGRTLEVEVEEPAGFCEAISALLSPAQLESLVTAPGTATERLRQVLIGQLPASDTQLIRLLGWPTQARWINPGQRLPDGRVGYLLSGRRPGGSRGAVPALSNAIRALYPSFDDAQVTRYLRRLLLSSSSPMSALLQAQEAYQDLDTALNGWRDAELNESRSVLRGRLADRLRRIWRMEDNSISSTSDTPASVRLDFSGLALRTLPAFPSTVSFEPITELVLTDIQISAVTPQFLQAFPRLQRLTLNRNQLLAIPPAVGYLVELRTLRLAHNQVRMNA